In the genome of Streptomyces fagopyri, the window CGCTGTGCTGATCACCTGGCTGCGTCGGCGCGCCCGGGATGCCGGGGTCCGCCTGCTGGCCGAGTACCTCCCCAACGGGCGCAACCGGATGATGCTGGTGACCTACAAGTTCTCGCGCTTCCATGAGACCGGACGCAGCGGCGGACTCCTCCGGCTGGAGGCGTGTCTGGACGACATCCCACCGTTCCCGCCGTACATGACAGTGCGTGTCCCGGACGAGGGGGAGGGCGGCCGGTGAGCAGCGACTGGCTGGTACGACACGCACCCCGTCCGGGAGCCCGGCTGCGCCTGCTGTGCTTCCCCTATGCGGGCGGCGGCAGTTCGGCCTTCGCCGGATGGGCTGAGCTCGTCCCGCCGGACGTGGAGGTCTGCTCCGTCCGGCTGCCTGGCCGGGAGTCACGACTGATGCAGCGGCCCTACACGGACATCGAGGAACTTCTGCCGGATCTGGCCGAGGCTGTCTCGGACTACTGCCAAGAGCCATTCGTGCTGTTCGGGCACAGCATGGGTGCTCTGATCGCCTTCGAGCTGGCACGCTGGCAGGCGGCGAATGGCGGGCCCTCGCCACGGCATCTGGTGGTCTCCGGCCGACGGTCGCCCCATCTGCCGCACAATCGGCCTGCCATTGACGCCTTGCCCGACGAGGTGTTTGTGCAGCGGCTTCGGGAGCTGGGAGGCACAGCCGAGGAACTGCTCGCCGACCCGCGGGTGATGCGGCTGCTCTCACCGGGGCTCCGCGCGGACTTCCGGCTCAACGACCTGTACCGGTACCGGACGGGACCACGCTTGGCGTGCCCGGTCACCGCTTTCGGGGGACGTGCCGACGCGCACGTGGACCGGGCGGGGCTGGCGGCCTGGGAGCCGCATTCGACGGGTCCCTTCGCCCTGCGGATGCTGGACGGAGGTCATTTCTTCCTTCACTCCTCGCGCCGGGCGCTGCTGGAGGAGCTGGGAGCCGTCCTGCGGCACGCGCGCAGCGAGGTGGACGGGGCTGTGATTCGGTGACACGCCATTCCGATCGATGGCGGCCGGGCCCCGCGCGGGCGGTGCTTGCCGACCGTGAGGTCCATGTGTGGCGGGCCGGGCTGGTGATCGGCTCCGAGGAGTTGCGGAAGTTCGCCTCCCTGCTCGGCTCCGAGGAAACCGATCGCGCCCGTAGCTGTCTGCTTCCGGTCGAGCGGCGGCGTTTCGTGGCGGCACATGGATCGCTGCGGCTGGTGATCGCCCGCTACGTGGATAGGCCGGCAGCCGATCTCCGGTTCGGCAGGAGTGCGAGGGGCCGGCCGTTTCTTCTCGAACCCGGCGGCAGCCCCATCGACTTCAGTCTCTCGCACTCGTCCGGTACCGCGCTGATCGCGGTCGCGAGAGGGCGGCGGGTCGGTGTCGATGTCGAGCAGATCGATCCGGCGGTCGACCACCGTGCCATGGCCAGGCGCTTCCTCACCGCGGAGGAGGCTGAGATGATCCGCGTGCTTCCCGAGGAGGCGGCTCGGCGTGAGTTCTTCATGCGGTGGACGTGGCGTGAGGCGCACGCGAAGGCGGTGGACGGTCCCCTGTCACGGGTGCTGGACGGTCTCGACCCGAGTCGCACGCCGGTGCGTGCAGGGTCGTGGGGGCTGTGGCGGCTGCCCGTCGGGCCGGAGGCGTGTGCGACCTTGGCCATGGCCCGATGCCGGGCGCCAGTGCTGCCCCTGCCGTTATTCGAGTATTCCGGATAGGTCGTCTCGCCGCATCGTTTCCCTGTGTTCATGGGTAGTTCACTCTTGCAGGGTGGGCTTATCCTCTTTGAGCAGCCCTCGGGAGGCCATGATGACGCCAGCCTGAAAGCGGCTTTCGGCGCCCAGCGACTCCATGATGTCGGCTATGTGTCGCCGCGCCGTTCGCAGCGACATGCCGAGCCGCCGCGCGATCGTCTCGTCCTTGAGGCCGGCCGCCAAGAGTCTGGCGATGGTGCGGTCGACCTCCCTGGCCACCGTTTCCAGACCGTCCGTGGTGGCGTCGGAGAACGGCTGAGCGAGGCTCCACGTCTGTTCGAATATGTCGCACATGTAGTGCACGATCGAGGGCTCACGA includes:
- a CDS encoding 4'-phosphopantetheinyl transferase family protein codes for the protein MLADREVHVWRAGLVIGSEELRKFASLLGSEETDRARSCLLPVERRRFVAAHGSLRLVIARYVDRPAADLRFGRSARGRPFLLEPGGSPIDFSLSHSSGTALIAVARGRRVGVDVEQIDPAVDHRAMARRFLTAEEAEMIRVLPEEAARREFFMRWTWREAHAKAVDGPLSRVLDGLDPSRTPVRAGSWGLWRLPVGPEACATLAMARCRAPVLPLPLFEYSG
- a CDS encoding thioesterase II family protein, producing the protein MSSDWLVRHAPRPGARLRLLCFPYAGGGSSAFAGWAELVPPDVEVCSVRLPGRESRLMQRPYTDIEELLPDLAEAVSDYCQEPFVLFGHSMGALIAFELARWQAANGGPSPRHLVVSGRRSPHLPHNRPAIDALPDEVFVQRLRELGGTAEELLADPRVMRLLSPGLRADFRLNDLYRYRTGPRLACPVTAFGGRADAHVDRAGLAAWEPHSTGPFALRMLDGGHFFLHSSRRALLEELGAVLRHARSEVDGAVIR